One stretch of Cohnella algarum DNA includes these proteins:
- a CDS encoding adenine phosphoribosyltransferase, which yields MDFKEYIRVIPDFPQPGIRFKDITTLLKDGEAYRAAIDALKEQVSGMDIDVVAGPEARGFVIGAPLALALGVGFVPIRKSGKLPGETIEAGYDLEYGKDKLAVHKDGIQPGQKVLIADDLLATGGTIATTSGLLRQLGADVVGAAFLIELSYLDGREKLADIPNIVSLVQY from the coding sequence ATGGATTTTAAGGAATACATCCGGGTCATTCCCGATTTCCCCCAGCCCGGCATCCGCTTCAAGGACATCACGACGCTGCTTAAAGACGGAGAAGCGTACCGGGCCGCGATCGACGCGCTGAAAGAGCAGGTATCCGGGATGGACATCGACGTTGTCGCCGGTCCCGAGGCGCGCGGCTTCGTTATCGGCGCTCCGCTCGCGCTCGCGCTCGGCGTCGGCTTCGTGCCGATCCGCAAAAGCGGCAAGCTGCCCGGCGAAACGATCGAAGCGGGTTACGATCTGGAATACGGCAAGGACAAGCTGGCCGTTCACAAGGACGGCATTCAACCCGGGCAAAAGGTGCTCATCGCCGACGACCTGCTGGCCACCGGCGGCACGATCGCCACGACGAGCGGATTGCTGCGGCAATTGGGCGCGGACGTCGTCGGCGCCGCGTTTCTGATCGAACTGAGCTATCTGGACGGCCGGGAGAAGCTTGCCGACATCCCGAACATCGTATCGCTCGTGCAGTATTAA
- a CDS encoding efflux RND transporter periplasmic adaptor subunit, with protein MDRGRRAACGRRGGGYWWYRENNTAEASSGITYTQSRVTKGTITQSVAGSGSVEVSETDTALVSEAATVAEVLVAENDVVKKGDVLATFEGEDVSLSLSKAQLTLEQQKMTLETAQEKWKSLQISGAEQSELDAAEMSIRSAQLNIQQTELEIQDYQEKAKAPDPLVAPIDGTVTAVNIKPGDDVAARLEAFTIVNYDKLQMTISADELDITKLKVGQTANLTLDALSDQQITGTVTEISKNGTASNGVSTFPVIVTLNEIENVLPGMSGSVEIIIEQKDDALMVPVDAVETMGGRYFVRVPNDGTASAGTNSGTDSGESAEADEMPDRAAAAAGQGVTGAEEQASGDGSAAQNVAQSERTAASGASEEGAVPSGAPEDGAAPSGAPEGGAVPGGAPAGFGGGGRGAGMGGMNQQNGEFTLKEITVGITTDSYVEVLSGLSEGDTVLIQIVSSTSTTQTGMMGGMGGMGGATVFPAGGAGFSGGGGGFPGGGGGGGFARGGQ; from the coding sequence ATGGATCGCGGTCGTCGCGCTGCTTGCGGGCGCAGGGGCGGAGGCTACTGGTGGTACCGGGAAAACAATACGGCGGAAGCGTCGAGCGGCATTACATACACGCAATCGAGAGTGACGAAAGGGACGATCACGCAAAGCGTCGCCGGCTCCGGTTCGGTCGAAGTGTCCGAGACCGATACGGCTTTGGTGTCGGAAGCGGCAACGGTCGCGGAAGTGCTGGTCGCGGAAAACGATGTCGTCAAAAAGGGCGACGTCCTCGCAACGTTCGAAGGGGAGGATGTCAGCCTTTCGCTCAGCAAGGCGCAGCTTACGCTCGAACAGCAGAAGATGACGCTCGAAACCGCGCAAGAGAAGTGGAAAAGCCTGCAAATTTCCGGGGCCGAGCAATCGGAGCTGGATGCCGCGGAAATGAGCATTCGAAGCGCGCAGTTGAACATTCAACAAACCGAGCTTGAAATTCAGGACTATCAGGAAAAAGCCAAAGCGCCGGATCCGCTCGTCGCGCCGATCGACGGAACGGTAACGGCCGTCAACATCAAGCCGGGGGACGACGTTGCGGCCCGTTTGGAAGCTTTCACGATCGTGAACTACGACAAGCTGCAAATGACGATATCCGCCGACGAGCTGGATATTACGAAGCTGAAAGTCGGCCAAACCGCCAACCTGACGCTTGACGCTCTGAGCGATCAGCAAATTACCGGCACGGTGACGGAAATTTCCAAAAACGGCACGGCTTCCAACGGCGTTTCCACGTTTCCGGTCATCGTCACGCTGAATGAAATCGAGAACGTGCTGCCGGGGATGTCGGGATCGGTCGAAATCATCATCGAGCAAAAAGACGACGCGCTGATGGTGCCGGTCGACGCGGTCGAAACGATGGGCGGCCGCTATTTCGTCCGCGTGCCGAACGACGGGACGGCTTCGGCCGGCACTAATTCCGGCACGGATTCCGGCGAATCCGCGGAAGCGGACGAGATGCCGGACCGGGCAGCCGCAGCGGCCGGTCAAGGCGTCACGGGCGCCGAAGAGCAGGCGTCCGGGGACGGATCGGCGGCGCAAAACGTCGCGCAGTCGGAAAGAACCGCGGCAAGCGGAGCGTCCGAGGAAGGTGCCGTGCCCAGCGGAGCGCCGGAGGACGGAGCTGCGCCCAGCGGAGCGCCCGAGGGCGGAGCCGTGCCTGGCGGAGCGCCGGCAGGTTTCGGCGGGGGCGGCCGCGGTGCGGGAATGGGCGGCATGAACCAGCAAAACGGCGAATTTACGCTGAAGGAAATCACGGTAGGAATTACGACCGATTCGTATGTCGAAGTGCTTTCCGGCCTGAGCGAAGGAGATACCGTCCTCATTCAAATCGTCAGTTCGACGAGCACGACCCAGACGGGAATGATGGGCGGCATGGGAGGCATGGGAGGCGCGACCGTGTTCCCGGCCGGCGGCGCGGGCTTCTCCGGCGGAGGCGGCGGCTTCCCCGGCGGGGGCGGAGGCGGCGGTTTCGCGCGCGGAGGTCAATAA
- a CDS encoding ABC transporter ATP-binding protein: MNEKSEQPCLIRMENICKQYELAGETFFALDGVSVTVNKGEFVAIIGPSGSGKSTLMNVLGCLDQPTSGTYFLDGAEVEKLSDNKLAKIRNHKIGFIFQQYHLLPKLRVIDNVELPLVYRGMSARERRERCKEALEKVGLGEKLFHLPNQLSGGQQQRVAIARALAGRPPLLLADEPTGALDSKTSREVIELLKELNRDGNTIVLITHDPNVAAQAKRVVRISDGRLTEERTEAS; this comes from the coding sequence ATGAACGAGAAAAGCGAACAACCATGCCTTATTCGAATGGAGAATATTTGCAAGCAATACGAGCTGGCCGGGGAAACGTTTTTCGCGCTTGACGGGGTTTCGGTCACGGTGAACAAAGGCGAATTCGTAGCGATCATCGGACCGTCGGGCTCCGGAAAATCCACGCTGATGAACGTGCTCGGCTGTCTCGACCAGCCGACGAGCGGCACTTATTTTCTGGACGGCGCCGAGGTCGAGAAGCTGAGCGACAACAAGCTGGCCAAAATCCGCAACCATAAAATCGGCTTCATCTTTCAGCAATACCATCTGCTACCGAAGCTGCGCGTCATCGACAACGTCGAGCTGCCGCTCGTGTATCGGGGCATGTCGGCCCGGGAGCGGCGGGAGCGCTGCAAGGAAGCGCTGGAAAAAGTAGGCCTTGGGGAAAAGCTGTTCCATTTGCCCAACCAGCTGTCCGGCGGCCAGCAGCAGCGCGTGGCGATCGCGCGCGCGCTTGCCGGAAGGCCGCCCCTCCTGCTGGCCGACGAGCCGACGGGCGCGCTGGACAGCAAGACAAGCCGGGAAGTGATCGAGCTGTTGAAAGAGCTCAATCGTGACGGAAACACGATCGTGCTCATCACGCACGACCCGAACGTGGCCGCGCAAGCGAAGCGGGTCGTGCGCATTTCCGACGGCAGACTAACGGAGGAAAGGACGGAAGCCTCATGA